Proteins encoded in a region of the Populus nigra chromosome 3, ddPopNigr1.1, whole genome shotgun sequence genome:
- the LOC133688839 gene encoding uncharacterized protein At5g39865-like, which yields MGCSASRPNTLLTKNHHPEETLSYASPSKDNSMFSPQYSSPTVPRALSLQTPLVHHPPSRKGDSHHLVSLTSTTYGSLVLIEPNVNTQKSFDQPQPPRKSTKKTHKTQNNQDPCESLSPDSVINTWELMDGLDENDELEFEMNNSFKPRSSLSGHSIEFVSKASSFHHPGSDKFVKKLHDSFDSLKFEEIVAEKPVSLSKPLWKHLSEESLLSKMDPNVASSYMRALSSRQLGCNKESKDATPVNSSSMSDTLSSEKGAFLNDKDGKIVLYFTSLRGIRKTYEDCCAVRMIFRGFRVAVDERDISMDSTYRKELQSLLEGKAMILPQVFVRGNHIGGVEEIRQLNEAGELAKLFEGFPVQDPRLVCEGCGDARFVPCPNCNGSRKVFDEEEEQLRRCADCNENGLIRCPGCRS from the coding sequence ATGGGCTGTTCTGCTTCAAGACCAAATACCCTCCTCACAAAGAATCACCATCCTGAAGAGACCTTATCTTATGCTTCTCCTTCTAAAGATAACTCCATGTTTTCTCCACAGTATTCTTCACCAACTGTCCCTAGAGCTCTCTCTCTTCAAACCCCGTTAGTCCACCACCCACCTTCAAGAAAAGGTGACTCTCATCACCTTGTGTCTCTAACTTCCACCACTTATGGCTCTCTTGTCCTCATTGAACCCAACGTGAACACCCAAAAATCCTTTGATCAGCCACAACCACCAAGAAAATCTACCAAAAAGAcacataaaacacaaaataatcaaGACCCATGTGAGTCTCTATCCCCTGACTCTGTCATTAACACTTGGGAGCTCATGGATGGTCTTGACGAGAATGATGAGCTTGAATTTGAAATGAACAACTCTTTTAAGCCAAGATCTTCACTTTCTGGTCATTCTATTGAGTTCGTCTCAAAAGCTAGTTCTTTTCATCATCCGGGTTCTGATAAGTTTGTTAAAAAGCTGCATGATTCTTTTGACTCACTGAAGTTTGAAGAAATAGTTGCTGAAAAGCCTGTTTCATTGTCAAAGCCATTATGGAAGCATTTGTCTGAGGAATCATTGCTTTCAAAGATGGATCCTAATGTGGCTTCAAGTTACATGCGTGCATTGTCATCAAGGCAATTGGGGTGTAACAAAGAGTCCAAGGATGCAACACCAGTGAATTCTAGTTCCATGAGTGATACTTTATCAAGTGAAAAGGGGGCCTTTTTGAACGATAAAGATGGAAAAATTGTTCTGTATTTTACAAGTTTGAGAGGAATCAGAAAGACTTATGAGGATTGTTGTGCAGTTAGAATGATATTCAGAGGTTTCAGAGTTGCAGTTGATGAAAGAGATATTTCAATGGATTCCACATATAGAAAGGAGCTGCAAAGTTTGCTTGAAGGGAAAGCAATGATCTTGCCACAAGTTTTTGTTAGGGGAAATCATATTGGTGGTGTGGAGGAAATCAGGCAGCTAAATGAAGCTGGTGAATTGGCAAAGCTGTTCGAAGGTTTTCCTGTTCAAGATCCAAGGTTGGTTTGCGAGGGTTGTGGGGACGCAAGGTTTGTGCCATGTCCAAATTGTAATGGAAGTAGAAAAGTgtttgatgaagaagaagagcaaCTGAGAAGGTGCGCAGATTGCAATGAGAATGGCTTGATTCGTTGCCCTGGTTGCCGCTCATAG